One window of Marinomonas primoryensis genomic DNA carries:
- a CDS encoding valine--tRNA ligase, translated as MEKTYQPQSIEQPIYQRWEEGGYFTPQGNGSPFSIMIPPPNVTGSLHMGHAFQHTLMDAMIRRERMKGSRTLWQPGSDHAGIATQMVVERQLAAQNITRHDLGREKFLEKVWEWKDQSGGTISDQMRVLGDSVAWDKERFTMDPGMSSAVQEVFVRLYDEGIIYRGQRLVNWDPVLHTAISDLEVISEEENGFMWYFRYPLADGVKTADGKDHIVVATTRPETMFGDAAVAVAPDDERFTDLVGKFVELPLVGRRIPIVADEYVDKEFGTGCVKITPAHDFNDYEVGKRHDMPLINILTDDAAINDEAPEKYRGMDRFDARKAVVADFDALGLLEKIADHKLKVPRGERGNTVIEPYLTQQWYVAVESLVKPAIEAVENGDIQFVPKQWENTYFAWMRDLNDWCISRQLWWGHQIPAWYDVDGKFYVGKDEAEVRSKYNLAADIELTQDEDVLDTWFSSALWTFATQGWPEETQDFAEFSESDVLVTGFDIIFFWVARMIMMTLKFTDKVPFKTVYITGLIRDERGDKMSKSKGNVIDPLDLINGIDIESLVSKRTTGMMQPRLAAKVEKNTRETYPEGIQAYGTDALRFTLCSLASGGRDIKFDLNRLEGYRNFCNKIWNATRYVLMNTDDQDCGQNGAEVELSLADKWIISRLQHAEDAVNRAFDTHRFDLAAQALYEFMWHEYCDWYLELSKPVLWDENATAAQLTGTRRTLVRVLEAFLRLAHPMMPFLTEEIWQRVKPLAGVEGETIMLAQYPAADESKKDVQAEADVEWLKGVIEGIRNIRGEMNISPAKPLTVLCRNGSEQDKARLDANLTFLQTLAKLDTVTWLEVGDDAPMSATALVGDMEVLVPMAGLIDKDAELARLQKEIDKTSKELQRIQGKLSNDSFVAKAPAEVVEKERAKCDDLQLAVNKLEEQKIRIESL; from the coding sequence ATGGAAAAGACCTACCAACCTCAGAGTATTGAACAGCCTATTTATCAACGTTGGGAAGAGGGTGGTTATTTCACCCCTCAAGGCAACGGTTCTCCTTTCTCTATCATGATTCCACCACCGAACGTCACGGGTAGTTTGCACATGGGACATGCTTTTCAGCATACCTTAATGGATGCCATGATTCGTCGTGAGCGAATGAAAGGCAGCCGAACTTTATGGCAGCCAGGTAGTGATCACGCGGGTATCGCGACACAAATGGTGGTTGAGCGACAATTGGCGGCTCAGAATATTACCCGTCATGATCTTGGTCGTGAGAAATTTCTCGAAAAAGTGTGGGAATGGAAAGACCAGTCTGGCGGAACCATTTCAGATCAAATGCGCGTTTTGGGCGACTCTGTTGCATGGGATAAAGAGCGCTTCACAATGGACCCCGGCATGTCCTCTGCCGTTCAGGAAGTGTTCGTTCGTCTTTATGATGAAGGCATTATTTATCGTGGCCAGCGTCTCGTAAATTGGGACCCAGTGCTACACACGGCGATTTCTGATTTGGAAGTTATCTCGGAAGAAGAGAACGGCTTCATGTGGTATTTCCGCTATCCATTGGCAGACGGTGTGAAAACAGCCGATGGTAAGGATCACATTGTTGTTGCAACGACACGCCCAGAAACCATGTTTGGTGATGCCGCTGTGGCGGTTGCGCCAGACGATGAACGTTTCACGGATCTTGTTGGTAAGTTCGTTGAACTGCCATTGGTTGGTCGTCGGATTCCTATCGTTGCTGACGAATACGTAGACAAAGAATTTGGTACCGGTTGTGTGAAAATCACTCCCGCTCATGACTTTAATGATTATGAAGTGGGCAAGCGTCATGACATGCCGTTGATTAATATCTTAACGGACGATGCGGCGATTAATGATGAAGCGCCTGAAAAATACCGCGGCATGGATCGTTTTGATGCACGTAAAGCGGTGGTCGCCGATTTTGATGCGCTAGGGCTACTGGAAAAAATTGCTGATCATAAGTTGAAAGTGCCACGTGGTGAGCGTGGTAATACAGTCATTGAGCCTTATTTGACGCAGCAATGGTACGTGGCTGTTGAAAGTCTAGTGAAGCCTGCGATTGAAGCGGTTGAAAATGGCGATATTCAATTTGTGCCAAAACAATGGGAAAATACCTATTTTGCTTGGATGCGTGATCTTAATGATTGGTGTATCTCTCGTCAGCTTTGGTGGGGGCATCAGATCCCTGCTTGGTACGATGTGGATGGCAAATTCTATGTAGGTAAAGACGAAGCTGAGGTGCGTTCTAAATACAATCTTGCTGCGGATATTGAGCTGACTCAAGATGAAGACGTATTGGACACGTGGTTCTCTTCTGCGCTATGGACTTTTGCAACGCAAGGTTGGCCAGAAGAAACGCAAGACTTCGCAGAATTCAGTGAGTCTGATGTATTGGTAACGGGTTTCGATATTATCTTCTTCTGGGTGGCCAGAATGATCATGATGACGTTGAAATTTACCGATAAAGTACCGTTCAAGACGGTTTACATTACGGGTCTTATTCGTGATGAACGTGGCGACAAAATGTCTAAATCCAAAGGGAATGTTATTGATCCGCTGGATTTAATTAACGGCATTGATATTGAATCTTTGGTTAGCAAGCGTACTACCGGCATGATGCAGCCACGCTTGGCGGCGAAAGTGGAGAAAAATACACGCGAAACTTATCCTGAAGGAATCCAGGCTTATGGTACCGATGCGCTACGCTTTACGCTTTGTTCTTTGGCATCCGGTGGTCGTGACATCAAGTTCGATCTTAATCGCCTAGAAGGTTACCGCAACTTCTGTAACAAAATTTGGAACGCGACGCGTTATGTCTTGATGAACACGGACGATCAGGACTGTGGCCAAAACGGCGCAGAAGTAGAATTGTCTCTTGCTGATAAATGGATTATCTCTCGCTTACAACATGCGGAAGATGCCGTGAACCGCGCTTTCGATACCCACCGTTTTGATTTGGCAGCACAGGCACTTTACGAGTTTATGTGGCACGAATACTGTGATTGGTATTTGGAATTGTCTAAGCCAGTACTTTGGGATGAGAACGCAACGGCCGCTCAGTTAACGGGTACCCGCCGTACTTTGGTGCGCGTACTAGAGGCTTTCTTGCGTTTGGCTCATCCAATGATGCCTTTCCTAACCGAAGAAATTTGGCAACGAGTGAAGCCTTTGGCAGGCGTCGAAGGTGAGACGATTATGTTGGCTCAATATCCAGCGGCCGATGAAAGTAAAAAAGACGTTCAGGCTGAAGCAGATGTAGAGTGGCTAAAAGGCGTGATTGAAGGCATTCGTAATATTCGCGGCGAAATGAATATATCGCCTGCTAAGCCGTTGACTGTTTTGTGTCGCAATGGCTCAGAGCAAGATAAAGCTCGTCTTGATGCCAATTTAACCTTTCTGCAAACCTTAGCGAAGTTGGATACTGTAACTTGGCTGGAAGTAGGAGATGACGCGCCTATGTCGGCAACAGCATTGGTTGGCGATATGGAAGTATTGGTGCCAATGGCGGGTTTGATTGATAAAGATGCTGAGCTGGCTCGCTTGCAAAAAGAAATTGATAAAACGTCCAAAGAACTACAACGCATACAAGGCAAACTTTCTAATGACAGTTTTGTGGCGAAAGCGCCAGCAGAAGTGGTCGAAAAAGAACGTGCTAAGTGTGATGATTTGCAGTTGGCAGTGAACAAGCTAGAAGAGCAAAAGATTCGTATTGAATCTTTGTAG
- a CDS encoding cold-shock protein: MERLTGKVKWFNDAKGVGFIKRVEGSDVFVHYKSIACDGHKTLRKGQAVSFLLSETDFGVQAIDVKLEKEAQIASSGSNQYLEQA, encoded by the coding sequence ATGGAACGATTAACGGGAAAGGTTAAATGGTTTAATGACGCAAAAGGCGTTGGCTTTATTAAGCGAGTAGAAGGCAGCGATGTTTTTGTTCATTACAAATCGATTGCTTGTGATGGTCATAAAACGCTTAGAAAAGGGCAAGCGGTTAGCTTCCTTTTGTCAGAAACGGATTTTGGCGTGCAAGCGATTGATGTGAAACTAGAGAAAGAGGCGCAAATTGCATCCTCTGGCTCTAATCAGTATCTCGAGCAGGCTTAG
- a CDS encoding CBS domain-containing protein yields MNTVADLMTTDLITLRENDSLAKAKALMHEKNIRNIPIINDEGEYVGMLTQREYLRHAFHLVSQFGTQYISKKEQQTPIANAMNKDILTISPETELSMAAEFFIENKYGCLPVIQNDKLVGILTPVDFVKLALKMLNEST; encoded by the coding sequence ATGAACACAGTGGCAGATCTAATGACAACAGATTTAATCACATTAAGGGAAAATGATTCTTTGGCAAAAGCCAAAGCATTGATGCACGAAAAAAACATTAGAAACATTCCCATCATCAACGATGAGGGAGAATACGTAGGCATGCTAACCCAGCGTGAATACTTACGTCATGCATTTCACCTAGTTAGCCAATTTGGCACGCAATACATATCCAAAAAAGAACAACAAACACCGATTGCCAACGCCATGAACAAGGACATCTTAACCATTAGCCCTGAAACAGAATTAAGCATGGCTGCCGAGTTCTTCATTGAAAACAAGTATGGATGCTTACCCGTTATTCAAAACGACAAACTCGTCGGCATTCTCACACCTGTAGACTTTGTTAAACTTGCACTCAAAATGCTAAATGAGTCTACTTAA
- the tadA gene encoding tRNA adenosine(34) deaminase TadA, whose translation MKDQYWMERALELATKAASENEIPVGAIIVLNDEIIGEGYNAPISLCDPTAHAEIQAIRMACQKMKNYRLPGATLYVTLEPCSMCAGAMIHARIDRVVYAAMEPKSGVVESQGRFFEAPFLNHKVNVESGVLAEKASTQLTQFFQYRREQKKKLKERAKKAI comes from the coding sequence ATGAAAGATCAATACTGGATGGAACGGGCGCTTGAGTTGGCTACGAAAGCGGCGTCTGAAAATGAAATCCCAGTGGGTGCCATTATTGTGTTGAACGATGAGATTATTGGCGAGGGTTATAATGCGCCGATTTCTCTTTGCGACCCGACGGCGCATGCAGAAATTCAAGCGATTCGTATGGCCTGTCAAAAAATGAAGAATTACCGTTTACCTGGTGCAACTTTATATGTGACGTTGGAGCCATGTTCTATGTGTGCAGGAGCAATGATTCATGCCCGAATTGATCGTGTTGTTTATGCAGCGATGGAACCTAAAAGTGGTGTTGTTGAAAGTCAGGGACGTTTTTTTGAGGCGCCATTCCTTAATCATAAAGTGAATGTTGAATCCGGCGTATTGGCGGAAAAGGCATCTACTCAACTGACGCAATTCTTCCAATATCGCCGTGAGCAGAAAAAGAAACTTAAAGAACGGGCAAAAAAGGCGATTTAG
- the purL gene encoding phosphoribosylformylglycinamidine synthase: protein MLTLHGSAALSAFRKAKLLANMQSSVATVTDVDAQFLHFVELADNQTLTVEQETVLQRVLAYGPKSSQVSSSDQSVLVVPRLGTISPWSSKATDILHNCGLAAVSRVERGVEYFIHSSEPLTLEALDLLSVMLHDRMTESVLSALSDASDMFSHAEPAPMTSVDVLGGGRSALVEANQTLGLALAEDEIDYLVESFIELGRNPIDIELMMFAQANSEHCRHKIFNASWTIDGEEQERSLFKMIKNTHEHNPDGTLSAYKDNAAVMEGNFAGRFFPAPGSCEYDFSQENIDILMKVETHNHPTAISPFSGAATGSGGEIRDEGATGIGSKPKAGLSGYTVSDLKIPGFEQPWESYYGKPSRIVTPLDIMIEGPIGGAAFNNEFGRPNLLGYFRTYEQKIQGASQEEVRGYHKPIMLAGGLGNIRREHVEKKEIKVGAKLIVLGGPAMLIGLGGGAASSMASADGNEDLDFASVQRGNPEMERRCQEVIDRCWQLGDNNPISFIHDVGAGGLSNALPELVKDGERGGSFDLRKVLNDEPGMSPLEIWCNESQERYVMAVSPDRVAEFTAICERERCPFAIVGEAKEEMHLEVADEHFGNKPVDLPMSVLFGKAPKMHREATKAVIAGDNFTAVDVDLADAANRVLSLPTVASKNFLITIGDRSITGMVARDQMVGPWQVPVADVAVTTSSLDSYTGEAMTMGERTPIALLDAPASGRMAVGEALTNLAAAHITKRSHIKLSANWMAAAGHEGEDEKLYQTVKAVGMELCPALDIAIPVGKDSMSMKTVWKEDGEEKAVTSPLSLVITAFAPVSDVRKTLTPELQNKADTRLLLIDLGAGQNRLGGSVIAQVYNKLGQQTPDVDDAATLAGFFDTTQALNAEGKLLAYHDRSDGGVFATLTEMSFASHLGLNIDLDDTVSDRAQLAPALFSEELGAVVQVNESDVSGIVAAYAKVGVTVSPIATLSDDDNIRVRFAGETVLEETRINWQRVWSETSYRVQALRDNPESAQQEFDNLLDAKDPGLSADVRFDQNEDIAAAFVASGVKPKIAVLREQGVNGQVEMAAAFHKAGFIPVDVHMSDILSGRITLDGFSGLVACGGFSYGDVLGAGEGWAKSILFNPIAREQFEAFFKRVDTFTLGVCNGCQMLSNLYELIPGASHWPKFIRNESAQFEARFVQVEVQKSNSILLAGMEGSRMPIAVAHGEGQTEYRDEQDMAALASSSQIALRYVDNYGQATERYPFNPNGSAQGVTGLTSEDGRVTIMMPHPERVYRTVQHSWHPSEWQEQAPWLRLFQNARKWLG from the coding sequence ATGCTAACTCTGCATGGTTCCGCTGCGCTATCGGCGTTTCGCAAGGCAAAGTTATTAGCCAATATGCAATCATCTGTCGCTACTGTTACAGATGTCGATGCTCAATTTCTCCATTTTGTGGAGCTGGCTGATAATCAAACGCTTACTGTTGAACAGGAAACTGTTTTACAACGTGTTTTGGCCTACGGTCCTAAATCCTCCCAAGTCAGTTCATCGGATCAAAGTGTTTTAGTGGTTCCTCGTTTAGGAACGATTTCGCCTTGGTCATCGAAAGCAACCGATATTCTTCATAACTGTGGCCTTGCGGCCGTATCTCGCGTTGAACGTGGCGTGGAATACTTTATTCATAGCTCTGAGCCATTAACGCTTGAGGCGTTAGATTTGTTGTCGGTGATGTTGCATGACCGCATGACAGAAAGCGTACTTTCGGCATTAAGCGACGCTTCTGATATGTTTTCTCATGCAGAGCCTGCGCCTATGACGAGTGTTGATGTACTTGGTGGTGGACGATCTGCGTTGGTTGAGGCAAACCAAACGCTAGGCCTCGCTCTTGCTGAAGATGAAATTGATTATCTTGTTGAGTCTTTTATTGAGCTTGGGCGTAACCCAATTGACATCGAATTGATGATGTTTGCGCAGGCAAACTCAGAGCATTGTCGTCATAAGATTTTTAATGCGTCTTGGACCATTGATGGTGAAGAGCAAGAGCGTTCTTTGTTTAAAATGATTAAGAACACTCACGAACACAATCCTGATGGCACTTTGTCTGCTTATAAAGACAATGCAGCGGTCATGGAAGGTAACTTTGCGGGACGTTTTTTTCCAGCGCCGGGTTCTTGTGAATACGATTTCAGCCAAGAAAATATCGATATTTTGATGAAAGTTGAAACGCATAACCACCCAACGGCGATTTCACCATTCTCTGGTGCGGCAACGGGTTCTGGTGGTGAGATTCGTGACGAAGGCGCGACGGGGATTGGTTCAAAACCAAAAGCAGGATTGAGTGGTTACACGGTATCTGACCTTAAAATTCCTGGTTTTGAACAACCTTGGGAGAGTTACTACGGCAAGCCTTCTCGTATCGTTACGCCTTTGGATATCATGATCGAAGGCCCTATTGGCGGTGCGGCGTTTAACAACGAATTTGGTCGTCCAAACTTATTAGGTTACTTCCGTACTTACGAGCAAAAAATCCAAGGCGCATCTCAAGAAGAAGTGCGCGGTTACCATAAGCCAATTATGTTGGCGGGTGGTCTGGGGAATATTCGTCGTGAGCACGTTGAGAAAAAAGAAATTAAAGTAGGCGCTAAGCTGATTGTACTGGGCGGACCTGCCATGTTGATCGGTCTTGGTGGTGGTGCGGCGTCTTCAATGGCGTCTGCTGACGGCAATGAAGATCTTGATTTTGCGTCTGTACAGCGTGGTAATCCAGAGATGGAACGTCGTTGTCAGGAAGTAATCGACCGCTGTTGGCAGCTTGGTGACAATAACCCAATCAGCTTTATCCACGATGTGGGTGCTGGTGGTTTGTCCAACGCATTACCTGAGCTAGTAAAAGACGGTGAGCGTGGTGGCAGTTTCGATTTGCGTAAGGTGCTTAACGATGAGCCTGGCATGTCACCGTTAGAAATCTGGTGTAACGAATCGCAAGAGCGTTACGTGATGGCGGTTTCTCCGGATCGCGTCGCAGAGTTTACGGCTATTTGTGAGCGTGAGCGTTGTCCGTTCGCAATTGTGGGGGAAGCCAAAGAAGAAATGCATTTAGAAGTAGCCGATGAGCACTTCGGTAATAAGCCTGTTGATTTGCCAATGTCTGTTTTGTTTGGCAAAGCACCAAAAATGCATCGTGAAGCAACAAAAGCGGTTATCGCTGGGGATAATTTTACTGCCGTTGATGTGGATTTAGCGGATGCAGCAAATCGTGTATTGAGCTTACCAACGGTGGCGAGCAAGAACTTCTTGATCACCATTGGTGACCGCTCGATTACCGGTATGGTAGCTCGCGATCAAATGGTCGGTCCTTGGCAAGTGCCTGTGGCGGATGTGGCGGTTACAACGTCATCTTTAGATAGTTATACAGGCGAAGCCATGACTATGGGCGAACGTACGCCGATTGCTTTGCTTGATGCACCAGCGTCTGGTCGTATGGCGGTTGGTGAAGCGTTAACTAATTTGGCAGCTGCGCACATTACTAAACGTAGTCACATTAAGTTATCCGCAAACTGGATGGCGGCGGCAGGCCATGAAGGCGAAGACGAAAAGCTTTATCAAACCGTGAAAGCGGTGGGTATGGAGTTGTGTCCTGCATTGGACATTGCTATTCCGGTTGGTAAAGATTCCATGTCGATGAAAACGGTTTGGAAAGAAGACGGCGAAGAAAAAGCCGTGACGTCTCCATTGTCTTTGGTGATTACGGCGTTCGCGCCGGTTTCTGATGTTCGTAAAACATTAACACCAGAGCTTCAAAATAAAGCCGATACGCGTTTGTTGTTGATTGATTTGGGTGCAGGTCAGAATCGTCTTGGTGGCTCGGTTATTGCTCAGGTTTACAACAAGCTGGGTCAGCAAACACCAGATGTGGACGATGCGGCGACTTTAGCTGGCTTCTTTGATACCACTCAGGCGCTAAATGCTGAAGGTAAGTTGTTGGCATACCATGACCGTTCTGACGGTGGTGTGTTTGCGACTCTGACAGAAATGTCGTTTGCTAGCCATTTGGGTCTTAATATTGATCTAGATGACACAGTTTCTGATCGTGCTCAACTGGCGCCTGCATTATTTAGCGAAGAGTTGGGTGCGGTGGTCCAGGTGAATGAGTCTGATGTGTCTGGCATTGTTGCGGCTTACGCAAAAGTAGGTGTTACAGTTTCTCCTATTGCGACACTTTCTGATGATGACAATATCCGTGTTCGTTTTGCTGGCGAAACTGTCTTAGAAGAGACACGTATTAATTGGCAGCGTGTTTGGTCTGAAACGAGTTACCGTGTTCAGGCGTTGCGTGACAATCCAGAATCAGCACAACAAGAATTTGATAATTTGTTGGATGCAAAAGATCCAGGCTTGTCTGCTGATGTTCGATTTGATCAAAACGAAGACATAGCAGCGGCGTTTGTTGCTTCGGGCGTTAAACCAAAGATTGCCGTATTGCGTGAACAAGGCGTTAACGGTCAAGTCGAAATGGCAGCGGCTTTCCATAAAGCCGGCTTCATACCTGTTGATGTTCACATGAGTGATATTCTATCAGGTCGCATAACACTTGATGGTTTTAGCGGCTTAGTGGCTTGTGGTGGATTTTCATACGGTGACGTATTAGGCGCTGGCGAAGGTTGGGCGAAATCTATCCTTTTCAATCCGATTGCTCGTGAGCAGTTTGAAGCCTTCTTTAAGCGTGTTGATACTTTTACACTGGGTGTGTGTAATGGTTGTCAGATGTTGTCGAACCTTTATGAGTTAATTCCTGGTGCGAGTCATTGGCCTAAGTTTATTCGTAACGAATCTGCACAGTTTGAGGCTCGTTTCGTACAAGTGGAAGTTCAGAAATCGAACTCTATTTTGCTGGCGGGAATGGAAGGTTCTCGTATGCCAATCGCTGTAGCGCATGGCGAAGGTCAAACCGAATACCGTGATGAGCAAGATATGGCAGCATTGGCGTCTTCTTCTCAGATTGCATTGCGTTATGTGGATAACTACGGTCAAGCGACTGAGCGTTACCCATTTAACCCAAATGGTTCGGCGCAAGGCGTGACAGGGTTAACCTCGGAAGATGGTCGAGTGACCATCATGATGCCTCATCCTGAGCGTGTTTATCGTACTGTTCAGCACAGCTGGCATCCAAGCGAATGGCAAGAGCAAGCACCATGGTTGCGTTTATTTCAAAACGCGAGAAAGTGGTTGGGTTAA
- a CDS encoding LysR family transcriptional regulator, producing the protein MGHPYTALHTFHLAVRFQSLKCTADHLHLTESAVSHQIKRLETQLGYTLFYKSGRQLKVTSEGKRLSSELSASFDHIDQVLSDPANTPINAITIYCLPSLIEFWLLPRLLKFKETHPNSELVINYHSSSPDYLDEHSLRIGSHEKDKHSPYVRSKILSGETIPVCSPIYMKQHQSFSSKDLLEADLLHDHTEQSWKDWFVLQGLALNKPPQLLYEDFHLLKMATVAAQGIALCPEALIQNDLEDGRLIALSTQRGNIGRYYAIERNKYADTGINTLIKHLI; encoded by the coding sequence ATGGGTCACCCCTATACGGCACTACATACCTTTCATTTAGCGGTTCGTTTTCAAAGTTTAAAATGCACCGCTGATCATCTGCATTTAACAGAGTCCGCTGTTAGCCATCAAATTAAGCGACTAGAAACTCAGCTGGGATATACTTTATTTTATAAGTCAGGCCGGCAGCTCAAAGTCACATCTGAAGGGAAACGACTATCCTCAGAATTATCAGCCTCTTTTGATCACATAGATCAAGTACTGTCAGACCCCGCCAATACACCCATTAACGCTATTACGATTTATTGCCTGCCTTCGCTCATTGAGTTTTGGTTACTTCCCCGCCTATTAAAGTTTAAAGAAACACACCCCAACTCTGAGCTGGTCATTAATTACCACTCGTCATCACCAGACTACTTGGATGAACACAGCCTTCGTATTGGCAGCCATGAAAAAGATAAGCACTCTCCTTATGTGCGCTCCAAAATTCTATCTGGGGAAACCATCCCTGTCTGCAGCCCCATTTACATGAAGCAACATCAATCTTTTTCCAGTAAAGATTTACTAGAAGCAGATTTGCTACATGATCATACGGAACAGAGTTGGAAAGATTGGTTTGTCCTTCAAGGGCTCGCTTTAAATAAACCACCTCAGCTTTTATATGAAGACTTCCATCTATTAAAAATGGCCACTGTTGCAGCGCAAGGGATAGCGCTTTGCCCAGAGGCACTTATACAGAATGATTTAGAGGACGGAAGATTAATTGCACTGTCGACACAGAGAGGAAATATCGGTCGCTATTATGCAATTGAACGCAATAAATACGCCGACACAGGTATTAACACGCTAATTAAGCACCTTATTTAA
- a CDS encoding urea carboxylase-associated family protein, producing the protein MSNVEAAYRAGPGSKLSVDKAFYNSLKGTEAKRTLVDTIKIPMRSGKAWEVPAGHIFRIRVSEGPQVGDFNMWNKHDPRERMWASRSRQLQRAHVSTHDRLWSTLPFLRPMVTIIDDSLADYGQDAEGGRVHDLLGTRCDPYVNKLLTGEDFDFHCHSNLVRAVMPFGLTEFDVHDVLNVFQCTGLNDEDKYFMKACPAKKGDYLEFFAEIDLLCALSCCPGGDLSVDLWGPDAKDPLSTCHPLEVEIYKLEPSSLEGWEGPKSSGYVGGHGLSSPNVDWEAIKKEL; encoded by the coding sequence ATGAGTAATGTGGAAGCAGCGTACAGAGCAGGTCCAGGGTCAAAATTGTCTGTAGATAAGGCGTTTTATAATTCTCTGAAAGGAACTGAAGCCAAGCGGACCTTAGTGGATACCATTAAAATTCCTATGCGTTCGGGAAAAGCTTGGGAAGTTCCTGCTGGTCATATTTTTCGTATTCGTGTTTCAGAAGGGCCGCAAGTTGGGGACTTCAATATGTGGAACAAACATGACCCTCGTGAACGTATGTGGGCGTCTCGTAGTCGTCAATTGCAAAGAGCCCATGTCAGTACTCATGATCGTCTTTGGTCAACGCTTCCATTCCTTCGTCCAATGGTAACAATAATAGACGACAGTCTTGCGGATTATGGTCAAGATGCTGAGGGCGGGAGAGTCCATGATTTATTAGGAACACGCTGTGACCCTTATGTTAATAAGCTCTTAACAGGAGAAGATTTTGATTTTCATTGTCATTCAAATCTAGTGAGGGCGGTAATGCCTTTTGGGTTAACCGAGTTTGATGTGCATGATGTTTTAAATGTTTTTCAATGCACCGGTCTTAATGATGAGGACAAGTATTTCATGAAAGCTTGTCCTGCGAAGAAAGGTGATTATTTAGAGTTTTTTGCAGAGATAGATTTGTTGTGTGCTTTGTCGTGCTGCCCTGGTGGTGATTTATCTGTCGATTTGTGGGGTCCAGATGCCAAAGACCCATTGTCTACTTGCCATCCTTTGGAAGTTGAGATTTACAAACTAGAGCCTTCATCACTAGAAGGGTGGGAGGGGCCGAAAAGCTCAGGTTATGTTGGTGGGCATGGGCTTAGTTCTCCGAATGTAGATTGGGAAGCGATTAAAAAAGAGCTTTAA